In Polyodon spathula isolate WHYD16114869_AA chromosome 23, ASM1765450v1, whole genome shotgun sequence, the DNA window CAAAATGTCAATGacaaaagaagaacattttgtaCTTCAGAGTAAGATGAATGGAAAAACTTCCCCGCACACAGAAATGATTATAACGAAAAAATCCTCAGCTACTCTTCAAGGTAATGGCTCCGAGTTGTTTATTGTCCTTATTTGAAAGGAAAGGTTCTGAAAatgcttttttctatttttttttttttttaaataggcatcCACTAATATTATTTAAGGCGAGCAGAGCCTGTCTTAGATTTCACAGATAACCCAACATCTACTCCTATCTGGAAATGGCACAAATTGTAGAGTAaatgtttgttgctgtttttgtaatattaacaaatTACATTCCTTTGACAAGAAGGTGCAAATTGCACTGGCATAATGACGTTTGATGGATGTGGCCCACTGTGTTGTCTGTATTAATTTATGCAACACAAATTGTGTCTAATCAGTCACATTTTAGACCAGAATTACTCTGCTTTTCCTGCAATGCAAATAAAAcccttacattttaaatagaggAAAGCAAAAAGCAAGTTGTAGAGATCATtccattttataattttaaaaaaatcctaaaactAATGTTTTGATAATATCTAGTAGTTTTAAGAGTACCAGCTTGTGTATTGTTTGTATGCAAGAACCGTGACACAGAAAGACTTTTACAATAAGAGATAGCCCTGTGACTCAAAGATATTGCAACTGTTTGAGAAGCAATAACAATCCACATGGAGAACCAGCCTCAAGACTGAGAGCCAGCTTGTAAAACACTGGCATATCTAGAGAAAGGTCAGATCTAAACATTAACAATCCCTGTACAGGGCACACCATCTGTGACACTCacttttttcaaatgtatatcAAAACGTTAAACCTTTTATGTGGGACATGGATTGCATTTAAATCACTAATATGACTTGATGTTTGTTATAAAAGGTCttagaaataaaacaatccaGTTTCCTAAAGAGAACATTGATTCAACTTTTCCTTCACCTGGTTTGAGACAACCCAGCAACACCCAGCCAATCAGTGTTTCAGctgaataaaacagtttattatgtAATAAAGTTACAACCTATTGCACAGTGAACAGGTATTATGAACACTAACAAAGGGAATTTGCAGGGTAATTTTGCCATCATTTCCCCATGGTAAAACTGTGCATTTACTATTTTTTAtgatgctttactatacctctttgggctttgcaatgcttacctatgctttatcatgcattcactatgctttattacatgctgctatgcttttactatagaaaAAAAGAGCACATGAGGTAGGAGGAGTTTAAAATGTtgatgatcattttaaaatgttcaaaaaaaaaatcaacagtacATTATTATGAGATGCTCTTGGAAATgcaataattcattttgttttttcctggttaaataaattattcatcTTGTAGTGTATAAAATAAGCAATATTACAAAACCAGTAGTAAACCAAGTAATGTAATTATTACATGGAAGgtagtaataataaattattaaactGTTACTCTAGATTAAATCCTATACATTATCCTGCAATGAAGATTGTTATGACTTTTACCTTTTACATACTGTTGAAGTTTCAACAAGgtcaataacattatttaaatttggATATTAAAACTGGGCTTTAACATGAGAACTTATTTTAacgcaaagtaaaataaaataaacaaaagttattTAACCACATTTGCTCAGTTCAGGTCTAAGTTCTTGCTGGCAACTAACAAACCACCAATGGATAAGTAAAATAACAACTAAAGAGATACTGGGTACTCAGCAGATTCACATCTATATGAATGTCTGCAGGAATACACTTCATGTTATTTGCTAATATTAACTGAATCATCAATACAGAAACTTTGATTATCAGTGTCTATCAAACTAAGTCCAACCAAGTCAATATTGTCACCAGGTGGATTCTTCTTGATTCCAGGCCATTGTGATCTCATAGTTCTCAGTATTAGATCACAACACACTGTAGTGACTGGCAATACAGTGCACTGTCCTGCTTTGTACTGCACAAACGCTTGCCTTGCTTTTACAGGTTCACACAACTTGGAGGAACTTAGAAATCACAATaacatatgcttttttaaaatcggtctctcctggatgtcctcttacctatctgggcgcatgcagtctgttttctatgctggatgcagtggtgtcacCAACCCAGTCACTTGGTGTCCCTCAAgcgtctgttcttgggcctcttctcttcaacatctaaatacttcccttgggtcacctcatctgtcaacacagcctcatgtttcactcttaTGCTGaagacacccagctctacttaattttcttcagctcaacattagcaaatctgaactcctagtaggatctaaaactcaacttaagaatatCAATATAattgccctgaacctcggaaactgtctactgccgccttcccccacagtacgaagcttTGGTGTACTTgtggacagcaacctctcctttgaagcccacatctcctctgtgatCAAATCTTCACACTACCACCTTTACTCTCAAGaaccacttgttctctcttgcttacCATGCTTTTTATGCccgatatctgctattagctgctgtgttgttgctgctatttcatgtattatgcatttgtttttttactgtatataatgtattatgcatttctctaaaatattatggattttcttgttactgcagcttgtaaagcgctttgtgatggtggtccgctatgaaagtaCTGTTTTCTggtactgtgtgtactgtatagaTGAGGaatgttttgtcatttctttattttaacaacTGATCGCTTGTTTGTTGGTTTTTCAGCGCCATGACACTGAACAGCTCCGCATAAAGCACGGTATGGTATCCATTTAACACAGCCTATCAATTCTAATATGTTTATGAATAACAGTAATTCAAGTGGTTCCAGCTATATGAAGGTTAGCACTAGCAGtgctaaaataaatgtcaataaatacattatttttccaatagaacgtgtgtatatatattacacacacaatatagaCATTAGGAATACAAATAATCTCTGTACCCAAACCGTCAAGTCCACGttaattaaaatagtttgacCTTTTGTTCGTCTTATTAATGCAACAGTTCGTGGACTGTAGTCACCACTTCTCTTGTTACCGTTTAAGCACAGCTACTGTGTTTAGTTCATTAAAAGGTCATTATGTCTTGTGGTTCAATGGTTTgattatttaaattagtataatgAATACTTAACCCAATAACATTGTGCCAGGTTACAGTACTCTTAAATATTTGGGCTGGTCCATACTAAAACATTGAATTAAATATGCTCTTGCTGTATTCTAAAAGATAACCCATGACACACAATCAATGTACAATGTGTGCCATTATTGTATAATTGTGGTGATGAGCTACAGTGGAAGTTTTCCGCCAGAATCATACAGCACGTGCATTGCCAATGATACAGAGTATAAGGATGTTGATAAATTCAATTGAAAGATGTAGGTCACGATCTTATATTCTGCTCAGTCGTATCTTAttagtttaaatacatatttcGACATCTATAGACAAAAAGAAGGATGTGATACCTTTAAATAgaaaaacctaaaaaacaaatataaataacaagTTTTGCAAATATAGTATACTTTAACCAAGCAGTAGTTACGTTTCAAATGATCTCAATAATGACATCTCCACCCTGATTATACTTAATGGCAATGTTTTTAAACCATTTCTGAAGAACGTGTACAAAGAATACAAATGCTGCAgcgccagtgtgtgtgtgtgagcgcgcGCACGCGTCAGGGCATGCGGGATAATTCAGTGTATCAGGTATTAATCTTTCCTATTGGTTCAAGCTGTTCTGATGTGTTCCAGTGACACAACAGAATCCCTGTCAATAAAAAGACCACGGACAGGCAATGGTATTCATGAAAAAGGAAAGACCCGTACCTCGGCATAACTTCAGTCTAAGATGCGTGAGAAGGCTTAATACAAGACCAGAGGAAATCTTCTGCCGGATCAAACACAACTTCAGTCTCATCTCTTTGCAGTCGAAAAAGACTGATAAGAAACACCGTATTCCAATATTGTAAGGTAATATAGCTAATTTCTAATCCAAAGATTTGATTATTACAGATGTGCGCTTCTAATAAGGTATTGTTGGGTTTctaagttatttttgtattttaacaacTATATTGAATTCTGTTTGTATTGCGAAATTACTATAAGTTTACTATCCATTGCTTACTTTTATAcgtctgttttaaataattgtatttgtaattagtaTCAGGATTGCTTTGATTTGTATTATTGAAACTAccaaaaaaatgttgaaatactTTAACCCGTATATAACTCTTATAACGTTAGAAAACCAGTATTTTTACAATTAACACTAATGAAATACTGGACCTAAAGagcattttaaaaagctataatgcaaagaactgtgctgtgtttaatgTTCAGAATAGACACCTTGGAAGAAACCCCACGCTCATTAACACCTAATATAGTCGTGCTCTTAAACTGCTAATTGGGGTTATTTGCCTCTGCAGATAGACGGTAGAGGTTTAAAGTGACAGTTGCCTCAAGTTGTGTCGTACTACtgcgtattaaaaaaaaaaaatgcatacatacacatacatctatataaatacatactttaacGTTACACAATGAAAAGTAAACCGCTCGAgagtgcttattattattattagtagtagtattactgtTCTTATTACGGGTTTGTGATATTAATTTAAAACTACAGGAAACGCATTTTATTACATATAGGGTGGTAACTGTTGAATTAATGAAGCACGCTGTTGAATTAGAGACACTTCCATGTGCTATGTTTATTTTGCACATGTATTGCACACTGCACAGTAAATTAGCAGAGGCTCTGCATATGTTGAAGGATTAATAATATGGGAGGGAAATCTGCTTGGGTgggtggattaaaaaaaaaaatgtaagtgaagGGAGGATTGTGAAGGAATTGGTCTTTAAAAATATAGATCCAAGTAAACAATGTAGCTCACTATATTGACAGCTCATATAGTATGTGTCACCACTAGCGACAACAAAATAGCGTTTATATATTAGTAGAAACGTTAAGCTACTGTGTATTAGATAATAAAAACGAAGTTTTAATTCGTGACACCTGTCACAATTTCCTTTACCCCCCAATTTCATAACTATTCATTTAACTTGTCACCATGATAACGATCGTTTATATCTGTTGAATGGTGAattatcagaagaaaaaaaaaaattgctttaacaCAGCCCACTCAAAGGCATTCCGTAGCCGCTAATGTGTCCGCGCTTTGTTGTTTCAGCTGTCAGGACACTGGGTACCCACTGAGAATGGAGTGGCATGTCTTGGTGCTGGCTCTCTGTTTGAGTTTGCCGTCCTCAATCCAGGATGATTGCTCCTCGCAGTGCGTAACGTGCGCTCAGCAAGCCCAGAATGAAGTCACCCAGGTCAACAGTCTGGTAAGAGACTGAAAAACGAAACGCATGTTATGTACTGttaatacttttaaatactttattgtaCTGGGATTCAACTAAACAAAGAGCGCGCACCTTAGAAGAACGTGCAAaggaactataaaaaaaaaaaactgtaacggtgttaaaagaaacaatttaCCAACACGAAGTAGCAGGACATGTTGTGAAAGAGTTATTGCTCTTTATTTGTAAAATAGAAACCTTTCGCCCGCTCTGTCTCAGTACCATGGAGAGCAACTCATTTTTACACGGCGCGGTAAACCATTTGATGGCGcaatcaaaaaaaataattcagtggCTTTAAAAAGTAGTTCGTTTTTAACAAACGGCCATTTATCGAGTAAAGCCAAGTTAAACTCTTACTAAAATGTTACTTTCTTATTTACACAAGAATTGTGTTTGATTCGTGGCTATGCCTTCCTCCTGCATAACTCCGTTTCAAAAGCCTTTTAGCTGAAGATGAAAGGTCAGTTTGGAAGTAGTATTATGGAGAATATTACGAACCGCCAACAACTTTGTCTTCTACCTACCTAAAAGGGGTCAGCGCTCAGCTGATAAACAAATCAATcgtgatttatgacattttaattTAACTGCTTATAGGCAAAAAACGAAGCTTTCCAAGTGTTTCAAATACCGGCGTTATTTATGGACTGAAAAATCAAAGCCCACCACACAAGTGATCTTGCGTGACGATTCATAATCTTATTGAATACTCGAGTAAGACCTTATTTCAATAGCCTCTGGAAAAATGCATTTCTAACTGTGGCAGAAAATGGCTTTGTTTTGCATGTAGTATTATTGAATTGGCAGTGCGACATGCGATTTGCTTTGCAGGATAAGCAAACTGTAACATCCTTAGTAGTTTGCCTTTAAGAAAAAAGGCTGATGTTGTTATTGCCTTCAATTTAAATCTCTAAGATAAAAGATATGTTTTTGGAGTCACtttgaattaatttatttccCCTCAGGTCTGTGCTTTAGAATGCGAGGGGACTTTATCTTCCTCCACTGAATTACAGAAATGTGAAAAGGTTCTTCAGATGTACTCTGCTGGACTGTTCGGCGTCAACGATAAAGCCGAAACCGAGAAGGAAGACCAACCAGGAGAACCGCCATTCAGCAACCTAGTGAAGCGATATGGGGGCTTCCTAAAGAAAGTCGACAAGAGCAAATATTACGACAGTTCCCCTGCACAGAACTCAAACACCAAAAGTCTGCTAGCTAAGAAATACTTATATCTGTTAAGAAAGTTTGGTGAAAGAGACATCCCGGATAAGTTACAAGACACAAAATTGGGGGGCGGGGCATCAGAAAACGGAGAGGTGGTCTATGATGACGCCACCGCCGTAAACGAAGTCAAACGTTATGGAGGCTTCTTGCGTAAGTTTGGACCCAAGAGAAGCCCCGAGTCTGGGGAAGAGAGCAGCGAAGAAGAGTTGCAAAAGAGATACGGAGGCTTCATGCGAAGGGTGAGGCCAAAACTCAAGTGGGACAACCAGAAGAGATATGGTGGTTTTCTGAGGCGCCATTTTAAAATTTCAGTTCGGTCAGACGAAGAACCCAATTTATATTCTGATGAAGTTTATTATCTATAGATTGTTGGAGCTATCACTGTAACTTAAGACTCCCCATACAGATGCACTGAAATGTTCAAGGTTTTTTGTGCTTTTGCTTAAAAGAGCAGGTATTGTACACAACTTTATCTGCCTGCGACAGTATTATGTAAGACGCGCATTAAAGAATGAGACTCCAGGGACATTTTCATTGTATCTGTAAAAATGACAAGTGTAATAAATGTTTGCAAAATATTACTTATTGTACATTAAGAAAATGACAAATTCAGTGATACTGGTTTAATAAAGATAAATGCAAGTGCTTCTATGTTCAAGTTGCAAAGACAATGTATGTGTGTCTGGTGTTTTCTTTTcatatctgcatttaaaaaacattccttttcaaAACAGCACCTTACCACTTTGACATCTGAACCCGAATCACATTAGCATATACTTGAGGTATTCGTGACAGCAAACTCAATGATtatgcatttcattaaaacattaatcACTGGAAAAATCTTCCCGTGTgttctatatcaaaatatattcttttCTCCCACTTCTACGCTTTGGTGTTACAATAACATTATCTATAGAACCGTATGGTTCCCTGAAGCCTTCTCCAGAACTTAAATAGATCAAATTAATGGAGAATCAAACTTGTTGAATCCATGATCAGCGATAACATTTGTTAGTACATACCTGGATTTTGACCCTatataaaaaactatatacaCACATTGAGACCCTTGGTATTGCAGTAATACGGGTTTTGTCTTTAGATATTTGCACTATcgcataataaaaacattgactgTACCATACGTATCTAATAAGTCGACAGACGTTTCCCGCAGTAATCCTTATTCATACCTTATGCATGGCATGGCTGGCTCATGGGGATTCGCACTAACTCCAGTACCTCCTCTATGACATGTTCTGTAATCTGACAGAAATAAACTTAATTCAAGAGGTGTGTGTTAAGAATGACTGTCTTCGGCCGGGGGTCAGTGTCAGACCCCGTTAAATTCGGGTAAGCTATACCGCAGGCGATCTGATTGAGATCAATCGATTGTTATTAAGCAAAAAATCAGCCCATAGGAATGGGTCAGTCCTATCAAGCGCTTTTATGGACTTCGGGTGTAGTAGCCGCTAGAGTGCGCTAAAAAGCGATGTTGAAATATCGAAATTACTTTAATGGAAACGCAGTTAGGTTTAGGAGTTGATAATAGGTTTAGgggtaaaaattaaaataagcaggctagGACACACCCACTGATACCTACTGGCCCATTTATATGGGCTGTTTTTTGCTCGATAACGTCCCGTTCAATCGACTGTGATTAGGCACGGTTTGAGAAAATAGATTCCAGTTTCATTCACAAAACATAGCACAAACTATTTGAAGACTGAGTTTACTCTAAATACTCAAACTCTGAGAAATGTTTACCATGTTCAAGCAAACTTGGGTTAAAGCATTGCTCAGAAATGCTATACAAAGCAAAGTAGACTGGATTAACTGTAGGAGACAAACATAGAAGCCGTTCCTAAATATCCTCTTGGCTAGTTATCTTTCAATGACAGTTATGAAGATGTTTATTCAAAGCTGGAAATGTGATATTCAACAACACgtattgaaatgtgtgtgtgtgtgtggtgtgtgtatatatatatatatatatatatatatatatatatatatatatatatataatacacacacacacacacacacacacacacacacacacacacacacacacacacacacacgacaaatTCTGTAactcaaggttcgttgcccctttaattcaggacccagaaattgatttttctagCACTTAGGCCCACTTTTAATAAGcacaaatagaaataaacaaaaacacctagctctttcttgaacactaactactacacactggaacctaactaacacaggacagctaagctgtttacctgtaacacacactgacaaaacaacacacacaaaaaatgcttTTTCACACTACCTGTTTGT includes these proteins:
- the LOC121298308 gene encoding proenkephalin-B-like — encoded protein: MEWHVLVLALCLSLPSSIQDDCSSQCVTCAQQAQNEVTQVNSLVCALECEGTLSSSTELQKCEKVLQMYSAGLFGVNDKAETEKEDQPGEPPFSNLVKRYGGFLKKVDKSKYYDSSPAQNSNTKSLLAKKYLYLLRKFGERDIPDKLQDTKLGGGASENGEVVYDDATAVNEVKRYGGFLRKFGPKRSPESGEESSEEELQKRYGGFMRRVRPKLKWDNQKRYGGFLRRHFKISVRSDEEPNLYSDEVYYL